In Methanothrix sp., a genomic segment contains:
- the trpE gene encoding anthranilate synthase component I — MPLEPVMVDVTDKVSVDAPLTLYMRLRSRRHPYLLESVEKSGNRARFSFVGADPSALVTIKNRYLVMDFFNGGIERMEERLSNCIDLRKSDKRLEGPIKEGFDLFDALRSAIPCRRSSEANSFGRQVFFGGGIGYLSYDLVMERLNRRSLSATPDAQFAVMESTFIFDHLIRRVYFAVAPILPGAKTDLVEVIQGADPEDSQAEDLQGRVLRMGEASIYQEGVAQSKAHIIDGDILQLVLARSAQVSCSNPVGLYRRLRSINPSPYTYLFEFGPLTIVGASPETLFSAFAGRLRVNPIAGTCPRGRTEGEDAALAQAMLQDEKERAEHIMLVDLGRNDVRAVCQPGTVKVEDFMSVLKYSHVQHIETTVVGDLRAECDQFDAARSVFPAGTLSGAPKLRAMEIIDDLEEEPRGLYGGGIGYFSVDGSADFAIAIRSILLQDGVATVQAGAGIVVDSDPEKEFLETERKMAAMKRALGVTA; from the coding sequence ATGCCGCTAGAGCCGGTGATGGTTGATGTCACAGACAAGGTGAGCGTCGATGCCCCGCTCACCCTTTATATGAGGCTGAGGTCCCGCCGGCACCCCTACCTCCTGGAGTCGGTGGAGAAGTCAGGGAACCGGGCCCGCTTCTCCTTTGTGGGCGCCGATCCCTCTGCTCTGGTGACCATCAAGAACCGTTATCTGGTCATGGACTTCTTCAATGGAGGAATAGAGAGGATGGAAGAGCGCCTATCCAACTGCATAGACCTGCGCAAATCGGATAAGAGGCTGGAGGGGCCGATCAAAGAGGGGTTTGACCTCTTCGATGCCCTGCGCTCTGCCATCCCCTGCCGGAGATCCTCTGAGGCCAATAGCTTTGGCCGGCAGGTATTCTTCGGGGGAGGGATAGGCTATCTCTCCTACGACCTGGTGATGGAGCGGCTGAACAGGAGGTCCCTTTCCGCCACCCCTGATGCTCAGTTTGCAGTGATGGAGAGCACATTCATCTTCGACCATCTCATCAGAAGGGTCTACTTCGCCGTGGCCCCCATACTCCCCGGGGCGAAGACGGACCTGGTGGAGGTCATTCAGGGAGCCGATCCCGAGGACAGCCAGGCAGAGGATCTGCAGGGCCGGGTTCTGAGGATGGGGGAGGCGTCAATCTACCAGGAGGGAGTGGCCCAGTCCAAGGCCCATATCATCGATGGCGACATCTTACAGCTGGTCTTGGCCCGGTCTGCTCAGGTGAGCTGCAGCAACCCCGTGGGCCTCTACCGCCGCCTGCGCAGCATCAATCCCAGCCCTTACACCTATCTCTTCGAGTTCGGCCCCCTGACCATCGTCGGCGCCTCGCCCGAGACCCTGTTCTCGGCCTTTGCAGGAAGGCTGAGGGTGAACCCCATTGCAGGCACCTGCCCGAGGGGAAGGACGGAGGGGGAGGATGCCGCCCTGGCCCAGGCGATGCTCCAGGATGAAAAGGAGAGAGCAGAGCATATCATGCTGGTGGACCTGGGCAGAAATGATGTGCGGGCGGTCTGTCAGCCGGGAACGGTTAAGGTCGAGGACTTCATGTCCGTTCTCAAGTACTCTCATGTGCAGCACATCGAGACCACTGTGGTGGGCGACCTGCGTGCTGAGTGCGATCAGTTCGATGCCGCCCGATCGGTCTTTCCAGCCGGAACCCTATCCGGCGCTCCAAAGCTCCGGGCGATGGAGATCATCGATGATCTGGAGGAGGAGCCCCGGGGGTTGTACGGCGGAGGCATAGGTTACTTCTCAGTGGACGGGAGTGCCGACTTCGCCATAGCCATCAGAAGCATTCTCCTTCAGGATGGTGTGGCCACAGTGCAGGCGGGAGCGGGAATAGTGGTCGACTCCGATCCGGAGAAGGAGTTTTTGGAGACGGAAAGGAAGATGGCGGCCATGAAAAGGGCCCTGGGGGTGACGGCATGA
- the trpD gene encoding anthranilate phosphoribosyltransferase, with translation MIHLSYLQKIMEGQDLSLEEAEALMDEIFNKASDAMIGAVLVALRRKGESVSEIAGFARKMRESAIRIEPSVNGNLVDTCGTGGDGSNTINVSTAAAIVTAACGIPVAKHGNYAISSKCGSANVLDALGVKISSDPAEVQSLIQEVGIGFMLAPAFHPAMKRVGPVRKELGIRTVFNILGPLTNPAGAKAQVMGVYDPALCEKLARVLHVLGTRRAMVVNGEGMDEITNTGETRISELNDGSVKSYTLHPEDLGYPQATSSDIAGGMPDENARRLVEVLRGEPSPARDIIVINSGAAVYVSGLASTLRKGASMAEEAIDSGEALKTLKRMVNASGEPERLERFL, from the coding sequence GTGATTCACTTGAGCTATCTGCAAAAGATCATGGAAGGGCAGGACCTCTCCCTGGAGGAGGCTGAGGCCCTGATGGACGAGATCTTCAATAAGGCATCCGATGCCATGATCGGAGCCGTTCTGGTGGCGCTGCGCAGGAAGGGCGAATCGGTATCCGAGATCGCGGGGTTTGCCAGGAAGATGAGAGAGTCCGCCATCCGCATAGAGCCCTCAGTCAATGGCAATCTGGTCGATACCTGTGGCACAGGAGGAGACGGCTCGAATACCATCAATGTGAGCACCGCCGCAGCCATCGTCACTGCTGCCTGCGGCATCCCCGTGGCCAAGCACGGCAATTATGCCATAAGCTCGAAGTGCGGCAGTGCAAACGTCCTGGATGCTCTGGGGGTGAAGATCAGCTCCGACCCGGCTGAGGTCCAGTCTCTGATTCAGGAGGTGGGAATTGGATTCATGCTGGCCCCGGCATTCCATCCTGCCATGAAGAGGGTGGGCCCGGTGAGAAAGGAGCTTGGCATTCGTACCGTCTTCAATATCCTGGGGCCGCTGACCAATCCCGCCGGGGCGAAGGCGCAGGTGATGGGGGTCTACGATCCCGCTCTGTGCGAGAAGCTGGCCCGGGTGCTGCATGTCCTGGGAACGAGGAGGGCGATGGTGGTGAACGGCGAGGGCATGGATGAGATCACCAACACCGGCGAGACCCGCATCTCTGAGCTCAATGATGGATCGGTGAAGAGCTACACCCTCCATCCAGAGGACCTGGGCTATCCGCAGGCAACGAGCTCCGATATCGCTGGCGGGATGCCCGATGAGAATGCCCGCCGGTTGGTGGAGGTGCTGAGGGGCGAGCCCTCCCCGGCGCGGGATATCATCGTCATCAACTCCGGGGCAGCGGTCTATGTATCCGGCCTCGCCTCCACTCTGAGGAAGGGGGCGAGCATGGCCGAGGAGGCCATCGATTCCGGAGAGGCCTTAAAGACCCTGAAGAGGATGGTAAATGCAAGTGGAGAGCCAGAGAGGCTGGAGCGCTTCTTATGA
- a CDS encoding phosphoribosylanthranilate isomerase: MTRVKICGLKDGLDLEGALQAGADAVGFIVEIEQSRRCISASAARELIDMVPPFVASVAVIHPRDLDDALRLAEDTGADLLQIHSRLKREELRRLRDSVSQRIIIACRAEGDEALQMAPLADAILLDTCKNGVLGGTGETHDWNLSARLVRELKVPVILAGGLGPDNVCQAVRTVRPHAVDVASGVEVEGRKDRGRMEQFVEQVRSCR; this comes from the coding sequence ATGACCAGGGTCAAGATCTGCGGCCTCAAGGATGGGCTCGACCTTGAGGGGGCACTGCAGGCGGGGGCAGATGCAGTGGGATTCATTGTAGAGATTGAGCAGAGCCGACGCTGCATATCCGCCTCCGCTGCCCGGGAGCTGATCGATATGGTCCCGCCCTTCGTCGCCAGTGTGGCTGTGATCCATCCCCGCGATCTGGATGATGCTCTGCGTCTCGCAGAGGATACCGGTGCTGATCTGCTGCAGATTCACAGCAGACTGAAAAGGGAGGAGCTGAGGAGATTGAGGGATAGCGTCTCCCAGAGGATCATCATCGCCTGCCGGGCAGAGGGAGATGAGGCCCTCCAGATGGCTCCGCTGGCAGACGCCATCCTCCTTGATACCTGCAAGAACGGTGTGCTGGGCGGGACCGGCGAGACCCATGACTGGAATCTCAGTGCCCGGCTGGTCCGGGAGCTGAAGGTCCCAGTGATCCTGGCCGGAGGCCTTGGGCCGGATAATGTCTGCCAGGCGGTGCGCACCGTCCGCCCTCATGCCGTTGATGTGGCCAGCGGGGTCGAGGTAGAAGGGAGAAAGGATAGAGGGAGGATGGAGCAGTTTGTAGAGCAGGTGAGATCATGCCGCTAG
- a CDS encoding Rossmann-like domain-containing protein codes for MTSGELLKEAKRRFVRLLQSQGDEAYRRELQSEVVVSRPLSSAEAIGDPGRDDFPIIRGREVLMQATFKGAVGQAFTAAQGSFKGTLGDVLALPLEESFERAVFVSTMNAALRYLEKIELTVHCRDDGPRSCSSQVADWLRDQQWEKVGLVGLQPAILDALVKAFGKERVMVSDLAEAGSIRSGVRVLDGLNSMEIFEQCQIILITGSTIVNGTIDELLDRAREHERRVVLFGVTIAGAAYLMGLESWCACSS; via the coding sequence ATGACCAGTGGAGAGCTATTAAAGGAGGCAAAGAGGCGTTTTGTCAGGCTGCTGCAGTCTCAGGGAGATGAGGCATATCGCCGGGAGCTGCAAAGCGAGGTGGTCGTCAGCCGGCCGCTCAGCTCTGCCGAGGCCATCGGAGATCCGGGACGGGATGACTTTCCCATAATCAGGGGACGGGAGGTCCTCATGCAGGCGACCTTCAAGGGGGCTGTCGGTCAGGCGTTCACCGCCGCTCAGGGCAGCTTCAAAGGGACCTTGGGGGATGTTCTGGCCTTGCCCCTGGAGGAGAGCTTCGAGCGAGCGGTCTTTGTTTCCACCATGAATGCAGCACTCAGATACCTGGAAAAGATAGAATTGACAGTCCACTGCCGGGATGATGGCCCGAGGAGTTGCTCCTCACAGGTTGCGGACTGGCTGAGGGATCAGCAATGGGAGAAGGTGGGTCTGGTGGGCCTGCAGCCAGCGATTCTGGATGCTTTGGTCAAGGCCTTCGGCAAAGAGAGGGTGATGGTCTCCGACCTGGCAGAGGCGGGAAGCATTCGCAGCGGAGTCAGGGTTCTGGATGGCCTGAACTCCATGGAGATATTCGAGCAATGCCAGATCATTCTGATCACCGGCTCCACCATAGTGAACGGCACCATCGACGAGCTCCTGGACCGGGCACGGGAGCATGAGAGGAGGGTGGTTCTCTTCGGTGTGACCATAGCCGGGGCGGCATACCTCATGGGGCTGGAGAGCTGGTGCGCCTGCTCGAGTTGA